A DNA window from Leptospira selangorensis contains the following coding sequences:
- a CDS encoding acetoacetate--CoA ligase, translating into MNQTLWTPSPELIQNSRLTEFQNFAEQKIGKKFKNYSELHSWSVEFPEKFWGLIWEFAPVIHSETYDEVIRPGKTFREAQFFPGAKLNFAQNLLRKKDDTVAIFYRGESGAEKSLTYSELYKNVGALAAYFRSEGVAPGDRIAGLMPNVPDTVLAMLAATSIGAVWTSCSPDFGVKGVLDRFGQIKPKILITTDRYEFKGKSLPLAATIQEISSQLTDLKKILVSEYPSLGSDDQKNITDGFPKNSLPLIESYKSFLGQEPEFYQTSFDHPVYIMYSSGTTGLPKCMVQGSGVFLNHWKELALHTDLREGDGIFYYTTCGWMMWNWLVSSLSIGAAVHLFDGNPFHPDPGVLFRFVSDRKVKVFGVGAKYILSLEKEKYKPSVDLSSVKAVLSTGSPLPGYGFEYVYESWKKDLRLSSISGGTDLNGCFALGNPNLPVHSGELQSLGLGMAVQIFDDSGKQIQGQKGELVCTKPFPSMPLEFWNDPEGKKYLGAYFDTYPNIWRHGDFAEILPNGGMVVYGRSDATLNPGGVRIGTADLYSLLETISEIADSVVIGQEWKDDVRVILFLKMAPGAILDQTFESKIKKEIKDKVSPRHVPSKIIQVADIPYTRNMKKVEIAVKKTVQGEAVTNQDALINPESLEYYKNIPQLQTD; encoded by the coding sequence ATGAATCAAACTCTTTGGACCCCCAGTCCCGAACTCATTCAAAACTCAAGACTTACAGAATTCCAAAATTTTGCCGAACAAAAGATCGGTAAAAAATTCAAGAACTACTCAGAGTTACATTCCTGGTCTGTGGAATTCCCCGAAAAATTTTGGGGATTGATTTGGGAATTTGCCCCGGTTATCCATTCCGAAACTTACGACGAAGTTATCCGGCCTGGAAAAACTTTTAGAGAGGCTCAATTTTTTCCGGGAGCAAAACTGAACTTCGCGCAAAACTTACTTCGAAAAAAGGATGATACAGTCGCGATCTTCTACAGGGGAGAAAGTGGGGCGGAGAAGAGCCTTACCTATTCGGAACTTTATAAAAACGTAGGAGCGCTGGCCGCCTATTTTAGATCGGAAGGTGTGGCACCTGGAGATAGGATTGCCGGGCTTATGCCCAATGTTCCGGATACGGTTCTTGCGATGTTGGCCGCTACGAGTATAGGTGCGGTTTGGACATCCTGTTCTCCTGATTTCGGGGTCAAAGGTGTTTTGGATCGATTCGGTCAGATCAAACCTAAAATCCTGATCACCACAGATCGATATGAATTTAAAGGTAAGTCACTTCCACTTGCAGCAACTATCCAAGAGATATCTTCCCAGCTTACCGATCTCAAAAAGATATTAGTTTCCGAATATCCTAGTTTAGGATCTGACGATCAGAAAAATATTACGGACGGATTTCCAAAAAATTCGCTTCCATTAATAGAATCTTATAAATCTTTTTTGGGGCAGGAACCCGAGTTTTACCAAACATCTTTTGATCATCCAGTATATATCATGTATTCTTCCGGAACAACAGGGCTTCCAAAATGTATGGTCCAGGGCTCCGGAGTTTTTTTGAATCATTGGAAAGAACTTGCACTACATACGGATCTGAGAGAAGGAGATGGGATTTTTTATTATACAACTTGTGGATGGATGATGTGGAACTGGCTTGTAAGTTCCCTTTCTATCGGAGCCGCAGTACATCTATTCGATGGAAATCCATTTCACCCTGATCCTGGAGTATTATTCCGTTTTGTTTCCGATCGTAAGGTGAAAGTATTCGGAGTAGGAGCTAAGTATATTCTTAGCTTAGAAAAGGAAAAATACAAACCGAGTGTAGATCTATCTTCCGTAAAAGCTGTATTATCCACAGGATCTCCATTGCCTGGATACGGATTCGAATATGTTTACGAATCTTGGAAGAAGGACCTAAGACTTTCCTCTATCTCAGGAGGAACGGATCTAAATGGATGTTTTGCATTAGGAAATCCTAATTTACCTGTGCATTCCGGAGAATTACAATCTTTAGGGCTTGGAATGGCAGTCCAAATTTTCGATGATTCGGGAAAACAGATCCAGGGACAGAAAGGAGAACTAGTTTGTACAAAACCATTTCCTTCCATGCCATTGGAATTTTGGAATGATCCGGAAGGAAAAAAATACCTGGGCGCTTATTTTGATACGTATCCAAATATTTGGAGACACGGTGATTTTGCGGAAATTCTTCCTAACGGGGGAATGGTAGTTTATGGAAGATCGGATGCTACCTTAAATCCAGGTGGAGTTCGTATTGGAACTGCGGATCTATATAGTTTGCTCGAAACTATTTCTGAAATTGCAGATTCGGTAGTGATCGGTCAAGAATGGAAGGATGATGTAAGAGTGATCTTATTCTTAAAAATGGCTCCAGGTGCAATTTTGGATCAGACATTCGAATCTAAGATCAAAAAGGAAATTAAGGATAAGGTTTCTCCTCGCCATGTCCCATCTAAGATCATCCAAGTAGCGGATATTCCTTATACTCGAAATATGAAGAAGGTAGAGATCGCGGTTAAAAAGACAGTCCAAGGAGAAGCTGTCACGAATCAGGATGCACTCATCAATCCTGAATCATTAGAATATTATAAAAATATCCCGCAATTGCAAACAGATTAA
- a CDS encoding RNA polymerase sigma factor produces the protein MTEPELIRIIESSKETVLKSIRRHILPGMASLVEDLVQDTYLRYYLKFKDKPSLDPQDANRWLYVAARNECRRAIRKWNREGRAYSKLQAEIKVSEKKEQDIAAIEPDPDKRKWMESQINLLPSPYKETMILRLGGEKMESIAKKLDISEGTVKSRISRAKEWLSRFASNRTGREEK, from the coding sequence ATGACGGAACCAGAATTAATCCGGATCATAGAATCCAGTAAGGAGACTGTCCTCAAGTCCATCCGTAGGCATATATTGCCCGGGATGGCTTCCTTAGTTGAGGACCTGGTCCAAGATACGTATTTAAGATATTATCTTAAATTTAAGGACAAACCTTCTCTGGATCCGCAAGATGCAAATCGTTGGTTATACGTTGCTGCCAGAAACGAATGTAGAAGAGCGATCCGAAAATGGAATAGAGAAGGAAGAGCTTATTCAAAACTACAAGCTGAGATAAAAGTTTCGGAAAAAAAAGAACAAGATATTGCAGCGATCGAACCCGATCCGGACAAACGTAAATGGATGGAATCTCAAATTAATCTCTTGCCTTCTCCATATAAAGAAACTATGATACTTAGGTTGGGCGGAGAGAAAATGGAATCGATCGCTAAAAAACTGGATATCTCCGAAGGAACAGTCAAGTCCAGAATTTCAAGAGCAAAAGAATGGTTATCTCGATTCGCATCGAATCGGACAGGAAGAGAAGAAAAATGA
- a CDS encoding Spy/CpxP family protein refolding chaperone, whose translation MDFQKLKLFVFILLVSGSGNILFAEPPPPPPFGPEPFDFFIPGGGPGPREREDRNFERFSKELSLSPEQIAKAKAATDKRLSLSKSIGEKLPALHESLRKLLESPKVDLVAVKSKLKEISEIQLELRFLHIQGRLEFESILNPEQKQKLNQLHKERLNRIKERRDFPHHHGPPPGPPPGDRDCR comes from the coding sequence TTGGATTTTCAAAAACTCAAATTATTCGTTTTTATTTTACTGGTTTCAGGATCAGGGAATATCTTATTTGCAGAACCCCCTCCTCCACCACCATTCGGTCCGGAACCGTTCGACTTCTTCATACCAGGAGGAGGTCCTGGTCCAAGAGAAAGAGAGGATAGAAATTTTGAAAGATTCTCCAAAGAACTTTCTCTCAGTCCAGAACAGATCGCAAAAGCAAAAGCCGCAACCGATAAAAGATTGAGCCTCAGCAAGTCTATTGGAGAGAAGTTACCCGCTCTCCATGAATCCTTACGTAAATTATTAGAATCTCCTAAAGTAGATCTGGTAGCAGTAAAATCCAAACTAAAGGAGATCAGCGAAATACAATTAGAATTAAGATTTCTGCATATACAAGGAAGATTAGAATTCGAGTCCATCCTGAATCCGGAACAAAAACAAAAACTGAACCAACTCCATAAGGAAAGATTAAATAGGATCAAGGAAAGAAGGGATTTTCCTCATCACCATGGACCGCCTCCCGGACCTCCTCCAGGAGATAGAGACTGCAGATAG
- a CDS encoding LIC10920 family plasminogen-binding lipoprotein, whose protein sequence is MNPPIRPNLQSHHRTFFVFFLFCFLSCENRDADKVSLTVFGDGVAFNIDGELDMDKTASCGTATPYSSSSTSTTTTTTSTSTTNLYTVITRLYFKTGEYLYLKFLYDATQNQGSIDSTQGFSYSGGIGTSAVVSNYGKIYWGGSGVPVDTSVSSSQALSYLTVDLDLVGTAVSSGSVGLSLTQCYTVDNINCTSATSTSMCYTQDGTTCYNTQNVSGPSVSIKGEVNCTSSTISSGSSSSTSTTQ, encoded by the coding sequence TTGAATCCTCCTATCCGACCAAACCTGCAAAGCCATCATCGAACCTTTTTCGTATTTTTCTTATTTTGTTTTTTATCCTGCGAGAACAGAGATGCTGATAAGGTAAGTTTAACGGTTTTTGGGGATGGGGTTGCATTCAATATAGATGGAGAATTGGATATGGATAAAACTGCAAGTTGTGGAACTGCAACTCCTTACAGTTCTTCTAGTACTAGTACGACCACCACTACAACGAGTACAAGCACCACGAACCTTTATACCGTAATCACAAGATTGTATTTTAAAACCGGAGAATATTTATATCTCAAGTTCTTATACGATGCAACTCAGAATCAGGGATCGATCGACTCGACCCAAGGTTTCTCTTATTCAGGAGGAATAGGAACATCTGCAGTGGTTTCGAATTACGGAAAAATTTATTGGGGAGGAAGCGGTGTACCTGTGGACACAAGTGTTTCCAGTTCCCAGGCTCTTTCTTATCTTACTGTAGATTTGGATCTTGTAGGCACTGCAGTCTCCAGCGGAAGTGTAGGTCTTTCTCTTACCCAATGTTATACTGTGGATAATATCAATTGTACTTCCGCGACTTCTACAAGTATGTGTTATACCCAGGACGGAACGACCTGTTATAATACGCAGAATGTTTCAGGTCCTTCTGTCAGTATAAAAGGAGAAGTAAATTGTACAAGTAGTACGATTTCTTCAGGAAGTTCTTCTAGCACTAGTACCACACAATAA
- a CDS encoding substrate-binding periplasmic protein, whose protein sequence is MVLRIFGLLFSFLILSPVFSQDVSGSRLAEIQKRGELRVTGNRNFDPFYISDPKDGFPGFDTELGKKYAEFLGVKYTFTNRPEFEDYAEAIKNGEADIAFSGLSSTLERSKKGSFSSPYLVSTPGALVNKNALPPPPEGNIIATVYFRNIKDLDSISGLSFSVRAFSASHEYLLSLFPNSRIFTYGSVESAWNSVKEGQANCFVGDSLYIKGLLLKQRSILSNFRALIEPVQENHVSALLPKGDIYFSRNFEFFLSELKRTGELKSLEDKYFNRSDWVK, encoded by the coding sequence ATGGTGCTTCGAATATTCGGACTTCTATTTTCTTTTTTGATCCTTTCTCCCGTATTCTCACAAGACGTTTCAGGTTCTCGTTTAGCGGAGATCCAAAAAAGGGGAGAATTGAGAGTCACCGGAAATCGTAACTTCGACCCGTTTTATATCTCAGATCCAAAAGATGGTTTTCCCGGATTCGATACGGAGCTTGGAAAAAAATACGCAGAGTTCTTGGGAGTAAAATACACATTCACAAACCGCCCGGAATTTGAGGATTACGCAGAAGCGATCAAAAATGGAGAAGCGGATATCGCATTTTCAGGCCTAAGTTCTACATTAGAAAGATCTAAAAAAGGAAGTTTCAGTTCGCCCTATTTGGTTTCCACACCGGGTGCATTGGTGAATAAGAATGCACTTCCTCCTCCTCCGGAAGGAAATATCATCGCCACAGTATATTTCAGAAATATAAAGGATCTGGATAGTATAAGCGGACTCAGTTTTTCAGTTCGTGCATTTTCTGCCAGCCATGAATATCTTTTAAGCCTTTTTCCGAATTCCAGAATATTCACTTACGGTTCTGTGGAAAGCGCTTGGAATTCAGTGAAAGAAGGGCAGGCAAATTGTTTTGTGGGGGATTCTCTTTATATCAAGGGTCTACTTCTCAAACAAAGAAGTATTTTATCTAATTTTAGAGCACTTATAGAGCCGGTTCAGGAAAATCATGTGAGCGCTTTACTTCCTAAGGGTGATATTTATTTCTCCCGTAACTTTGAATTTTTTCTGTCGGAACTCAAACGAACAGGAGAATTAAAAAGTTTAGAGGATAAGTATTTTAACAGAAGCGACTGGGTGAAATAA
- a CDS encoding MBL fold metallo-hydrolase: protein MATLAKRKPQNFPGQIYVDSSCIDCETCRILASDIFGEDQTGSFVKKQPETESEKLQALQALVACPTASIGTEDRIDLTDAKASFPKQIQDEVYHCGFHSKDSFGAFSYLIVREEGNVLVDSPRYIPSLSEKIKNLGGIKYHFLTHRDDIADHEKFHNDFGTQRIIHEGDLSAIPNAEIVINGRDPFSLDEDLLVIPGPGHTRGHSTLLYKHKFLFSGDHLAFDPKKDRLIAFRGACWYSWEEQTKSMQDLENYNFEWLLPGHGHPTHTDRKRMSEMLRSCVLWMQKR, encoded by the coding sequence ATGGCGACTTTGGCAAAAAGAAAGCCCCAAAATTTTCCCGGACAGATTTATGTGGATTCCAGTTGTATAGATTGTGAGACATGCAGGATCTTAGCCTCGGATATTTTTGGAGAAGATCAAACCGGTTCTTTCGTTAAAAAACAACCTGAAACTGAATCCGAAAAATTGCAAGCCCTACAAGCCTTAGTCGCTTGCCCCACCGCGTCTATCGGAACAGAAGATAGAATTGATCTAACAGATGCGAAAGCATCCTTTCCTAAACAGATCCAAGACGAGGTCTATCATTGCGGTTTCCATTCTAAGGATTCATTCGGCGCCTTCTCCTATTTAATTGTCCGGGAAGAAGGTAACGTACTTGTGGATTCTCCCAGATATATTCCATCACTTTCTGAAAAAATAAAAAATCTGGGCGGGATCAAATACCATTTCCTAACACATAGAGATGATATCGCAGATCACGAAAAATTTCATAACGATTTCGGGACCCAAAGGATCATACATGAAGGGGATCTATCTGCGATTCCAAATGCGGAAATCGTGATAAATGGAAGAGATCCGTTCTCTCTTGACGAAGATCTACTGGTGATACCAGGACCCGGGCATACGAGAGGACATTCTACTTTATTATATAAACATAAATTTCTATTCTCCGGGGATCATTTAGCATTTGATCCTAAGAAAGATAGACTGATCGCTTTCAGAGGTGCTTGTTGGTATTCTTGGGAAGAACAAACCAAGTCCATGCAGGACTTGGAAAATTATAATTTTGAATGGCTTCTTCCTGGCCACGGGCACCCCACTCATACGGATCGGAAGCGTATGAGTGAGATGCTTAGGTCCTGTGTTCTATGGATGCAAAAACGTTAG
- a CDS encoding lytic transglycosylase domain-containing protein gives MLQPKVRKRYIFIASLPLLYQSFVAPIAGSLIGKSAPGRNSLPESTQIKEYIRSERPSLTETELELLSLTVEKESERIHNSACGVYCQKGEKAGLLLGIIKTESEFYRKARSKKNALGLMQIMPGTGSWIASWEGKHIKKQDLLEPETNIHLGVSYLNHLLETHEGNLRIALLAYNAGPGAVKKWGGVPAYAESVFSGQEEYLGSRESF, from the coding sequence ATGCTCCAGCCTAAAGTTAGAAAAAGATACATATTTATCGCCTCATTACCACTTCTCTACCAATCATTCGTAGCCCCAATCGCAGGCTCCCTGATAGGAAAGAGCGCTCCTGGTAGGAACTCCTTACCGGAAAGCACCCAAATCAAAGAATACATTCGCTCAGAGAGACCAAGCCTTACTGAAACAGAGCTGGAACTTCTCTCCTTAACCGTAGAAAAGGAATCAGAAAGGATCCATAATAGCGCTTGTGGTGTTTATTGCCAAAAAGGAGAGAAGGCGGGGTTACTTCTCGGGATCATCAAAACAGAGTCGGAATTCTACCGAAAAGCAAGATCCAAGAAGAATGCACTTGGGCTTATGCAGATCATGCCGGGGACCGGGTCCTGGATTGCGTCTTGGGAAGGAAAACATATCAAAAAACAAGATCTATTGGAGCCGGAGACAAATATCCATTTAGGAGTCTCTTATCTGAACCATCTTTTGGAAACCCACGAGGGAAATCTTCGTATAGCGCTTCTCGCCTATAATGCGGGACCGGGAGCGGTTAAAAAATGGGGAGGAGTTCCTGCCTACGCCGAGAGCGTATTTTCAGGCCAGGAAGAATATTTAGGAAGCAGGGAATCATTCTAA
- a CDS encoding matrixin family metalloprotease: protein MMRISLALSVLCLLTFSQCTQMGNPSSDLTWEEKQLLWIAYGEEMKGGLQLTKAAAQKWGLGIDVYPAKTRVDRMRNTIAFTESGKCHVEGISAKNAKDCQLFSSNPFYLAACSISATTNIENSVIFIFKDRIKATADAMKMEGSTIDAKEYIIATVAHEVGHCLGLQHSQDPKDLMFPMLTGNVFEPSRTEMHAAQALYDTSMPPGSIDESNLYTKQSDFTYLKQYTVPSFAVFGNINMEEED from the coding sequence ATGATGAGGATATCTTTAGCTCTATCCGTACTATGCCTACTTACATTTTCACAATGTACCCAAATGGGAAATCCTTCTAGCGATCTCACTTGGGAGGAAAAACAACTTCTCTGGATAGCATACGGAGAAGAAATGAAAGGCGGACTACAACTTACAAAAGCAGCGGCTCAAAAATGGGGCCTCGGTATAGATGTCTATCCAGCTAAAACCAGAGTGGATAGAATGAGAAACACGATCGCATTTACCGAATCAGGTAAATGCCATGTAGAAGGTATCTCGGCAAAAAATGCGAAGGACTGCCAGTTATTTTCTTCTAACCCGTTCTATTTGGCCGCTTGTTCCATCAGCGCAACTACAAACATAGAGAATAGTGTCATTTTTATTTTTAAAGATAGGATCAAGGCAACTGCTGATGCAATGAAGATGGAAGGAAGCACCATCGATGCAAAAGAATATATAATCGCAACCGTTGCGCACGAGGTAGGGCATTGCCTTGGATTACAACATTCTCAGGATCCTAAAGATCTGATGTTCCCGATGTTGACTGGAAACGTATTCGAACCTAGTAGGACTGAGATGCATGCAGCACAAGCATTGTATGATACTTCTATGCCACCTGGTTCTATAGATGAATCCAATCTTTATACGAAACAATCTGATTTTACTTACTTAAAACAATATACCGTACCTTCGTTTGCGGTATTCGGAAATATAAATATGGAAGAAGAAGACTGA